The stretch of DNA CCACCGAAAGAAGGATCCAGCCCGGCGCGCTCCACGAACGCGTAGATTTCCCCGACGACTTTTTCGTACAGCGTTCTCATCTCGTCCGGGGCCGTCGGGTCCGGGCCGTCGGTCACACGATCGGCTTCTTCGATCACGAGAAAGCCTCCGGGTTTGACCGCGCCTGCGAGCTTTTCGAGCGCAAGCTCGCGCTCGGGGATGTGGATGAGAACGTTTCGAGCGTGCACCAGATCGAACCTGTCGTTCTCGAGCTCCTCGGTAACGAGATCATGCCGGCGCACCTCGAAGGCCGGTGAGCGCAGCGGTTCGATGAACGTCGTGTCGATGTCCGTCGCCACCACGCGGCCGCCGGGTGTCGTCCGTTCTCGCAACCACGAGGCGATCGTTCCCAAGCCGGCACCAACTTCGAGGCACAGCCAGCCAGGACGAAAGTTGACACGCTCCAGAAAAGCTATCGTCGCCGGATCCTGGATCCGAGCGAGGAGCGCGAGCCGGCGGCGCGCTTCCTGTTTGTCCTTGTCGAGAAGATAAGCCACGGTCTCGTTAAACACCCGCATCGAGTGGAGCGGATAGCCCAATTCCCGCGAGTACGAGGGGCAGCCGCTTCGCTTTCACGACCGAGAAGCCGAAGCCTCGGAGAAGGTGACGCCGAACATCAGGAGCACGGCGGCGGCGAAGGCGGCGGGGAGCCACCAGAATGTTTGCCAACTGGCCAATGTCGCGACTTCGGGAACG from Vicinamibacteria bacterium encodes:
- a CDS encoding methyltransferase, giving the protein MRVFNETVAYLLDKDKQEARRRLALLARIQDPATIAFLERVNFRPGWLCLEVGAGLGTIASWLRERTTPGGRVVATDIDTTFIEPLRSPAFEVRRHDLVTEELENDRFDLVHARNVLIHIPERELALEKLAGAVKPGGFLVIEEADRVTDGPDPTAPDEMRTLYEKVVGEIYAFVERAGLDPSFGGKLFGLVQRLGFHDVVAEGRAYFFRGNPHEDASAHVPAFVELKDPIIAQGNVTPAEFDGFVALTRNPGFAWREGLIVSCRGRKPLNGSASRPLLS